The following coding sequences lie in one Miscanthus floridulus cultivar M001 chromosome 9, ASM1932011v1, whole genome shotgun sequence genomic window:
- the LOC136483311 gene encoding putative disease resistance protein At3g14460: MMGVVDASIGWLVQTILGSLFTEQIEAWARGVGLDEDVKNLKSEMRNVQMVLAAAEGRRIDNKPLARSLDDLKELLYDAEDVMDKLDYYRLQQQIEQGDGCTSPEKRPASSSAPSIFQRACSTTSRVISSALHGGKRKREEEPSHCTMLQQQIEQGDGCTNPEKRPSSSSTPSIFQRACSTASRVISSALHGRKRKREEEPSHCTMLPYDIQLDISERIKGIVNCLHKLGNSVREVLHLEISSPIAMRNQNQYVAMNTRLTTSVPIEDKVYGRDAERDKIIELLINGKSEDLQVLPIVGIGGVGKTTLARFVYNDQRVKDHFDLRMWVCVSTNFDKVRLTREILEYVCTDRQQYERTTNFNILQQMLLKNIEKKRYLLVLDDMWEDKDRSGWVSLLAPLKDNHAPGCMILATTRRPSVAEMISIMDPVQVNGLDEKDIWLFFKACAFGNENHEGDPSLQSIGQHIVKILKGVPLAARSVGALLSRNVGYEHWRTVQNKWKSLQEDTDDILPILKLSYDFLPVHLQQCFSYCSLFPEDYRFTRGFLVHVWISQNFVQCQDSTKRLEETGMQYLDNLVDFGFFQKVDSDYVLHDLMHELAQMVSLNECATINGSNSTDFQPSVRHLSIDGHCSIPYDKFQNILENVGFSEKLRTLMVFGRSSIHLLRFLHTLCMKSKSLRVVRIYVTHDDVSPTISFLNPCHLRYLEFVWANVDLQKNIVLPQVLTKFYHLQFFNAGIGSNISVPTSMNSLINLRNIVPHEKVHLEIAGVGKLTCLQWLKFKVRIDDEFDINQLRSMNKLVTLEISQLENVKTKEQASGARLIDKEYLQKLSLSWNDISVVLDPCAARRTEDVLEGLQPHENLERLCITGYKGANSPTWLAGNVSIKMLKILRLEKCKEWRFLRLQLLPFLRKLTMIRMLNLVEISIPSLEELVLIEMPRLEKCLGTYGMELTSRLMIIIIKGCPQLNEFTPFQSYSSFHAEQKSWFHSLRKLAICYCPRVMNWEILPLGGMPLKALKLMDLHLVRELSVHSSLENLELIKMPRLERCSGLTVPPSPPSLEEQNVCLSSLHTLILQDCPSLMVSRPLPPSAHVRQISIQGKLSIKSSSRNRVSVNIVSSESSVLDDRILAFQNLRGMISLSIENCPKLISISSASFSQLTGLESLRIHNCSNLLKPPTTLEAAPETFPALPFLKYLNISASGISGLWLTKMLPHLPSLEHLSLHYCPEIKLLSISQPTETEGSCSLYSAVALSAEEQTLLKVPCNILCSLKKLTLSSCVDLEFYGGKGGFGGFTTLEKLVVHGCRKLGSLLVSRTKDDMDVALLPPSLKGLSISGCPNLQLLLARDTKDDTSNVDVGLAKSLEVLSLGCLPENLQSYSPKGLVDLRSLNLWDSPCLNFVQLHSCTALEDLHIWGCEQLGALESLQFLATLRSMKISRCPQLGALEGLQLLSSLGSLEIEMTPALSDAWERDPKLQEQEQGGNQIGLLPPSITRLVIRNLTNNVQSRLLSCLPAITQLAVRESPELTSLQLGYCKTLTELKIRDCESLASIEGFQSLTNLTSFTVAASSGLPPWMELLLQQQGACEVLSRLERLVILGDTPVVTMSFCKQLTSLRYLDFCGNRTSQMVNLTEEQERALQLLTSLQHLHFGGYPNLLLLPAADLRSLVSLKSLTIFSCPSISGLPEMPASCRLRVGDCSEELAQRCKEWEERRRED; the protein is encoded by the exons ATGATGGGGGTGGTGGATGCTTCCATAGGGTGGCTGGTGCAAACCATCCTTGGGAGCCTCTTCACTGAACAGATCGAAGCCTGGGCTCGTGGTGTTGGGCTTGACGAAGATGTGAAGAACCTCAAGTCTGAGATGAGGAACGTGCAGATGGTGCTTGCTGCAGCCGAGGGGAGGAGGATTGACAACAAGCCACTGGCCCGGTCCCTGGATGACCTCAAAGAGCTGCTTTATGATGCCGAAGATGTGATGGACAAGCTCGACTACTATCGGCTTCAACAACAGATCGAACAAG GGGATGGTTGTACGAGCCCTGAGAAGAGGCCTGCGTCTTCTTCCGCTCCATCTATTTTTCAACGAGCATGTAGTACTACGAGCCGAGTTATTAGTTCGGCCTTGCATGGAGGAAAAaggaagagagaggaggagccAAGTCATTGCACCATGCTCCAACAACAGATCGAACAAG GGGATGGTTGTACGAATCCTGAGAAGAGGCCTTCGTCCTCTTCCACTCCATCTATTTTTCAACGAGCATGTAGTACTGCGAGCCGAGTTATTAGTTCGGCCTTGCATGGCAGAAAAaggaagagagaggaggagccAAGTCATTGCACCATGCTGCCTTATGATATTCAACTTGACATTTCTGAGAGGATCAAGGGGATAGTAAATTGTTTACACAAGCTTGGCAATTCTGTGCGGGAGGTTCTTCATCTAGAGATCTCAAGCCCCATTGCAATGAGAAACCAGAATCAGTATGTGGCCATGAACACACGTCTGACAACTTCTGTTCCAATTGAAGACAAGGTATACGGAAGGGATGCGGAGAGGGACAAGATAATAGAGCTGTTAATAAATGGGAAATCTGAAGACCTACAAGTTCTGCCTATAGTTGGCATCGGTGGTGTTGGGAAGACAACACTTGCCAGATTTGTGTACAATGATCAAAGAGTCAAAGACCATTTTGATTTGCGAATGTGGGTTTGTGTATCGACCAACTTCGACAAAGTGAGGCTAACACGTGAGATCTTGGAGTATGTATGTACAGATAGACAGCAGTACGAAAGAACCACTAACTTCAACATACTGCAGCAGATGCTTCTGAAGAATATTGAAAAGAAAAGATATCTGCTTGTATTAGATGATAtgtgggaggacaaggacagaaGCGGATGGGTTAGCCTGTTAGCTCCACTGAAAGACAATCATGCACCTGGTTGCATGATTTTAGCAACAACTCGAAGACCATCTGTCGCAGAAATGATAAGCATAATGGATCCGGTCCAAGTGAATGGTCTGGATGAAAAAGATATTTGGTTGTTCTTCAAGGCTTGTGCATTTGGTAATGAAAACCATGAGGGCGATCCTAGTTTGCAATCCATTGGGCAACATATTGTTAAAATACTAAAGGGTGTTCCCCTAGCTGCACGAAGTGTCGGTGCACTTTTGAGCAGAAATGTTGGCTACGAGCACTGGAGGACAGTTCAAAACAAATGGAAATCTCTTCAAGAAGATACTGATGATATTTTACCTATCTTGAAGCTCAGTTATGATTTTTTACCGGTCCACCTGCAGCAGTGTTTCTCATACTGCTCTCTGTTTCCAGAGGACTATAGATTTACTAGGGGATTTTTGGTCCATGTTTGGATATCACAAAATTTTGTGCAGTGTCAAGACTCTAccaagagattggaggaaacaggGATGCAATATTTGGATAACTTAGTGGATTTTGGCTTTTTCCAAAAGGTTGACTCGGACTATGTCTTGCATGACCTAATGCATGAATTGGCTCAGATGGTTTCGCTAAATGAGTGTGCCACTATAAATGGATCCAACTCTACGGACTTCCAACCAAGTGTTCGCCATTTGTCAATAGATGGACATTGCAGTATCCCCTATGACAAGTTTCAGAACATACTAGAGAATGTTGGGTTTTCAGAAAAATTGAGGACCTTGATGGTTTTCGGCAGAAGCAGCATACATTTATTAAGGTTCCTACACACTTTGTGTATGAAGTCAAAAAGTTTACGAGTCGTGAGGATTTATGTGACCCATGACGATGTCAGCCCTACAATTAGTTTCTTAAATCCGTGTCATCTTCGCTACCTTGAATTTGTTTGGGCAAATGTGGACCTTCAGAAAAATATCGTTCTTCCTCAAGTTTTGACAAAATTTTATCACCTTCAATTCTTCAACGCCGGCATTGGAAGCAATATTTCTGTACCTACTAGTATGAATAGTCTCATTAATTTACGGAATATTGTTCCCCATGAGAAAGTGCACTTAGAAATCGCTGGTGTCGGCAAGTTGACCTGTCTTCAGTGGCTAAAATTCAAGGTTCgaattgatgatgaatttgatataAATCAACTTCGATCCATGAATAAGCTTGTAACTCTTGAAATTTCTCAACTTGAAAATGTGAAGACCAAAGAACAGGCCAGCGGAGCTAGGCTGATAGACAAAGAGTATCTGCAAAAGTTGTCCTTATCGTGGAATGATATCAGtgtggtccttgatccttgtgcAGCTAGGAGAACAGAAGATGTGCTTGAGGGTCTTCAACCTCATGAGAACCTCGAAAGACTATGTATAACTGGGTACAAGGGCGCTAACTCACCAACCTGGCTTGCCGGTAATGTGTCTATTAAGATGCTGAAGATACTTCGTTTAGAGAAGTGCAAGGAATGGCGATTTCTCCGTCTTCAATTGCTTCCGTTCCTTAGGAAGCTAACAATGATCAGGATGTTGAACTTGGTGGAAATTTCAATTCCTTCTTTGGAAGAGTTGGTCTTGATTGAGATGCCAAGATTGGAAAAATGTCTTGGTACTTATGGGATGGAATTGACGTCTCGACTAATGATAATTATCATCAAGGGCTGCCCTCAACTGAACGAGTTCACTCCTTTCCAGAGTTACTCTTCTTTCCATGCCGAGCAAAAGTCATGGTTTCACTCTCTCCGCAAACTGGCCATCTGTTATTGTCCTCGTGTAAT GAACTGGGAAATCCTTCCACTGGGAGGAATGCCACTCAAGGCGTTGAAGTTAATGGACCTGCATCTTGTGAGAGAATTGTCAGTTCATTCTTCTCTGGAGAACTTGGAGTTGATTAAAATGCCAAGACTAGAAAGGTGCAGCGGGCTGACggttcctccatctcctccttcactGGAGGAACAGAATGTGTGTCTATCTAGTCTCCATACACTCATCCTCCAAGACTGCCCTAGTCTGATGGTCTCCCGTCCGCTACCACCTTCTGCTCATGTACGGCAAATTTCCATCCAAGGAAAACTATCAATAAAGTCAAGCAGCCGCAACAGAGTATCGGTCAACATAGTATCCAGTGAGTCGAGTGTGCTGGATGACCGGATCTTAGCATTCCAAAATCTTAGGGGCATGATATCGTTGAGCATAGAGAATTGTCCAAAATTGATTTCTATTTCAAGTGCAAGTTTCAGCCAGCTCACTGGTTTAGAGTCTTTGAGGATACACAACTGCTCTAACTTGCTGAAGCCACCCACCACATTAGAGGCAGCACCGGAAACCTTTCCTGCCCTCCCATTTCTCAAATATCTCAACATTTCTGCTTCCGGCATATCAGGGTTGTGGCTGACTAAAATGCTTCCTCATTTGCCGTCCCTTGAGCATTTGAGCTTACATTATTGTCCAGAAATAAAATTGTTATCCATCAGTCAACCTACAGAAACAGAAGGAAGCTGCAGTTTGTATTCCGCAGTGGCATTGTCAGCAGAAGAACAAACACTATTGAAAGTGCCATGTAACATCCTTTGTTCTCTGAAGAAGCTAACTCTGTCTAGTTGTGTAGATCTGGAATTTTATGGTGGCAAGGGAGGATTCGGAGGATTTACCACTCTTGAGAAGCTAGTGGTTCATGGTTGCCGAAAGCTGGGTTCATTGTTGGTGAGCAGGACGAAAGATGACATGGATGTTGCATTACTCCCACCGTCCCTTAAGGGGCTAAGCATTTCTGGTTGTCCCAACCTGCAGCTGTTGTTGGCGAGGGATACGAAAGATGATACTAGTAACGTGGATGTTGGGTTAGCCAAGTCACTTGAAGTGCTTTCTCTTGGTTGTCTCCCAGAAAACTTGCAGTCCTACTCCCCTAAAGGCTTGGTCGACCTCAGATCCTTGAACCTCTGGGATAGCCCATGTTTGAATTTTGTACAGCTCCATTCGTGCACGGCCTTGGAGGATCTGCATATTTGGGGGTGTGAACAGCTTGGTGCATTGGAAAGCTTGCAATTCCTCGCCACTCTTCGAAGCATGAAAATTTCAAGGTGTCCACAGCTGGGTGCGTTGGAGGGCTTGCAATTGCTCAGCTCTCTTGGAAGCTTGGAAATAGAGATGACTCCTGCGTTATCTGATGCATGGGAGCGGGATCCAAAGCTACAGGAGCAAGAACAGGGTGGAAATCAGATTGGACTGCTTCCTCCGTCAATTACCAGACTTGTGATCCGGAATCTCACAAACAATGTCCAGTCCCGTCTGCTATCCTGTCTCCCTGCCATAACTCAACTAGCAGTACGGGAAAGTCCAGAATTGACATCTCTACAGCTTGGATACTGTAAGACACTGACAGAGTTAAAAATTAGAGATTGTGAGTCGCTTGCTTCGATCGAGGGCTTCCAGTCCCTTACAAACCTGACGTCCTTCACAGTAGCTGCCTCCTCAGGCTTACCTCCATGGATGGAGCTTTTGTTGCAGCAGCAAGGGGCCTGTGAGGTCTTGTCTCGACTGGAAAGACTTGTGATACTTGGGGACACCCCTGTCGTTACAATGTCCTTCTGCAAACAGCTCACGTCTCTACGATACCTAGATTTCTGCGGAAACAGGACGAGCCAGATGGTCAACCTAACGGAAGAACAGGAGAGAGCGCTCCAGCTTCTCACCTCCCTCCAACATCTCCACTTTGGGGGCTACCCGAACCTCCTGTTACTTCCTGCTGCAGATCTGCGAAGCCTGGTCTCCCTCAAGTCCCTGACAATCTTTTCCTGTCCAAGCATCTCGGGGCTGCCGGAAATGCCAGCTTCATGTAGACTTCGTGTGGGTGATTGCAGCGAGGAACTAGCTCAGAGATGCAAAGAATGGGAGGAACGGAGAAGGGAGGATTAA